The Amycolatopsis mongoliensis genome includes a window with the following:
- a CDS encoding TIGR02679 family protein → MGIVELSLALMPLWQAVHARLSSGRPVSRVNVGPLDFDQRTAVADLLGSARLPGQHLSIALERLDEVLRERTGQDTRDVVTRLIGPIGDRAAERREAEARRAELWEWLGGHPVVAAQPALADWTAGVRRAGLVEGSVARTKNELGKALRVLAELPAAGQPLPSFADKVLGHTHALDEGTRCAHLVLKALVAIYDVPPPVDAPERRALWERAGIADDQLSSTVLAAGLRAQGGVAGRILGLCADAGLAATLTLQQLRATTRLTGVPPEVWIFENPSVLAVALDRFGPDCPPLVCTSGWPSSAGILLLNRLRAAGSTLYYHGDFDGEGLRIAANVVARTGAAPWRMHCADYVAAVTDGPPVGRVTGVPWDRELAGQLTELGKTVPEERLAMALLDEIVRRTTT, encoded by the coding sequence GTGGGCATCGTGGAACTGTCACTCGCCTTGATGCCGCTCTGGCAAGCCGTGCACGCGCGGCTTTCGAGTGGTCGGCCGGTCAGCCGGGTCAACGTGGGGCCGCTGGATTTCGACCAGCGGACCGCCGTCGCCGACCTGCTCGGTTCCGCGCGGCTGCCCGGCCAGCACCTCAGCATCGCTCTGGAGCGGCTCGACGAAGTGCTCCGGGAACGGACTGGCCAAGACACCCGCGACGTAGTGACCCGACTGATCGGACCGATCGGTGATCGCGCAGCGGAACGACGTGAGGCCGAGGCGCGGCGAGCCGAGCTGTGGGAATGGCTCGGCGGCCACCCGGTTGTCGCGGCTCAGCCCGCGCTGGCCGACTGGACGGCCGGGGTCCGGCGAGCGGGACTCGTCGAAGGGTCGGTCGCCCGCACGAAGAACGAACTCGGCAAGGCTCTGCGGGTGCTCGCGGAACTCCCTGCAGCCGGACAGCCGTTACCGTCTTTCGCGGACAAGGTGCTCGGCCACACACATGCTCTTGACGAGGGCACGCGCTGCGCCCACCTCGTCCTCAAGGCCCTGGTCGCCATCTACGACGTCCCGCCTCCGGTCGACGCGCCCGAACGCCGGGCCTTGTGGGAACGGGCGGGGATCGCCGATGACCAGCTTTCCTCCACCGTGCTCGCCGCCGGGCTGCGCGCGCAAGGCGGCGTTGCCGGCCGCATTCTCGGCCTCTGCGCCGACGCCGGGCTGGCGGCGACGCTGACTCTGCAGCAGCTCCGGGCCACGACCCGGCTGACCGGAGTTCCGCCGGAAGTGTGGATCTTCGAGAACCCCAGTGTCCTCGCCGTGGCGCTCGACCGGTTCGGCCCGGACTGCCCGCCGCTGGTGTGCACGTCGGGCTGGCCGAGCAGCGCCGGCATCCTTCTGCTCAACAGGCTGCGTGCCGCCGGTTCGACGCTGTACTACCACGGTGACTTCGACGGCGAAGGGCTCAGGATCGCGGCCAATGTCGTCGCCAGAACCGGTGCCGCGCCCTGGCGGATGCACTGCGCCGACTATGTGGCTGCCGTGACAGATGGGCCTCCTGTAGGCCGCGTCACCGGGGTGCCGTGGGACAGGGAGCTGGCCGGGCAGCTCACCGAACTCGGCAAGACGGTTCCGGAAGAGCGGTTGGCAATGGCTCTTCTGGATGAAATCGTTCGGCGGACAACAACGTGA
- a CDS encoding N-acetyltransferase yields MTLLPDTPWWRNLTTEVDSSLTEEHLDRTFAVAELIVARERRQRGVGKRLHDELLAGRHEEQATLTGLPAAEPAQQAYAAWGWQRVAQKRNPLPGSPVFDVMVKDFT; encoded by the coding sequence GTGACGCTGTTGCCGGATACACCCTGGTGGCGGAACCTCACCACCGAGGTAGATAGCTCGCTGACCGAGGAACACCTCGACCGAACATTTGCGGTCGCGGAGCTGATCGTGGCCCGGGAGCGGCGACAGCGTGGTGTTGGCAAGCGGCTACACGACGAGCTCCTAGCCGGCCGTCATGAGGAGCAGGCTACGCTGACGGGGTTACCGGCTGCCGAGCCAGCCCAACAGGCTTATGCTGCCTGGGGCTGGCAACGCGTGGCGCAGAAGCGGAATCCTTTGCCGGGGTCACCCGTCTTTGATGTGATGGTTAAGGATTTCACGTAG
- a CDS encoding TIGR02678 family protein yields MTKLDNQLVAAEREEVAHGIRWLLAAPLITERSQPETFDLVRRRRDPIRQWFDYYCGWTLTVEPRLGYARLVKVRTVTDPTRPARRLRSGRTPFDRRRYALLCVVAAELLAVPVTTIGLLADRVGRATAADDVVPNFDTAIRGERMAFVDVLRLLELYGAVEVVDGTTEAFVDSAEAKVLYRIDATLLLRLLAAPVGASQLAVPVDEVALRFDELLAAVSRERRYGLASGAHDETASHSEVQRNLWLRHSVFRRLVDDPVLYFDDLSADERAYLASPTGRQLLRRAADQAGFVLEERAEGVLLVDTDGIATDTRFPDDAGTAKVAALLLLETLTRPSTMEQLEIEASALLDRFPRWAKTYRDDDGPRQLASDALAVLAEFGLAHQEAGLIRPLPAAARYAVRDARTTGSGETTS; encoded by the coding sequence GTGACCAAGCTGGACAATCAGCTGGTAGCCGCCGAGCGCGAGGAGGTCGCGCACGGCATCCGGTGGCTGCTGGCCGCACCGCTGATCACCGAGCGAAGCCAGCCGGAAACGTTTGACCTGGTCAGGCGACGCCGAGACCCGATCCGGCAGTGGTTCGACTACTACTGCGGGTGGACGCTGACCGTCGAACCGCGGCTGGGCTACGCCCGGCTCGTCAAGGTTCGGACCGTCACGGACCCGACCCGGCCCGCCCGGCGGTTGCGGTCCGGACGGACCCCGTTCGACCGGCGCAGATACGCGCTGCTGTGCGTCGTCGCTGCCGAGTTGCTCGCCGTTCCGGTGACCACCATCGGCCTGCTGGCCGATCGGGTGGGCCGCGCAACCGCGGCGGACGACGTGGTGCCGAACTTCGACACCGCGATCCGCGGCGAACGAATGGCCTTCGTCGACGTCCTGCGCCTGCTGGAGTTGTATGGTGCCGTCGAGGTCGTCGACGGGACGACCGAAGCCTTCGTGGACTCGGCCGAGGCGAAGGTGCTTTACCGGATCGACGCGACCCTGCTGCTCCGGCTCCTGGCCGCGCCGGTCGGGGCGTCGCAGCTGGCGGTGCCGGTCGACGAAGTGGCGCTGCGCTTCGACGAACTGCTCGCCGCCGTTTCGCGTGAACGGCGCTACGGCCTGGCCTCCGGCGCACACGACGAAACCGCCAGCCACTCGGAGGTCCAGCGAAACCTGTGGCTGCGGCATTCGGTGTTCCGCCGGCTCGTCGACGATCCGGTGCTCTACTTCGACGACCTCAGCGCCGACGAACGCGCCTACCTGGCCTCACCCACCGGGCGGCAACTGCTGCGCCGCGCCGCGGACCAAGCCGGTTTCGTCCTGGAAGAACGAGCCGAAGGAGTTCTCCTCGTGGACACCGACGGGATCGCGACCGACACCCGTTTCCCGGACGACGCCGGCACTGCCAAGGTGGCTGCGCTGTTGCTGCTCGAAACACTGACCCGTCCATCCACAATGGAACAGCTGGAGATCGAAGCTTCCGCATTGCTCGACCGCTTTCCCCGCTGGGCGAAGACGTACCGGGACGATGACGGTCCGCGTCAGCTGGCTTCCGACGCCTTGGCGGTCCTGGCGGAGTTCGGCCTCGCTCACCAGGAAGCCGGTTTGATCCGGCCACTGCCGGCAGCGGCCCGCTACGCGGTACGCGATGCCCGGACCACCGGATCCGGAGAAACGACGTCATGA
- a CDS encoding vWA domain-containing protein, producing MGSDVLPCYVACDISLSMADHIEELNRGLREFRGAVHADASVADRVLCSVIGFGEEPAAVHGLYLTGEVAELPPPSPCAGTNFGPVFTFLRSAIDTDIRLLETHRVRVHRPLVFFLSDGQPTDPVTWPAAFSSLCDPAWPRRPRVVAFGVGDADEEALGRIGTFRTYLGRDGVRLGTALIASVMHVLSTSGPPPGRTLS from the coding sequence ATGGGGTCCGACGTGTTGCCGTGTTACGTCGCGTGCGACATCTCGCTTTCGATGGCCGACCACATCGAGGAGCTGAACAGGGGATTGCGCGAGTTCCGCGGGGCGGTCCACGCCGACGCGTCGGTCGCCGACCGGGTGCTGTGCAGCGTGATCGGCTTCGGGGAGGAACCCGCGGCGGTTCACGGGCTCTACCTCACGGGTGAGGTCGCCGAGCTGCCGCCGCCGAGCCCGTGCGCGGGCACCAACTTCGGCCCGGTGTTCACGTTCCTGCGCTCGGCGATCGACACGGACATCCGGCTCTTGGAAACACACCGGGTGCGGGTGCACCGGCCCTTGGTGTTCTTCCTGTCCGACGGTCAGCCGACGGACCCGGTGACCTGGCCGGCGGCGTTCTCGTCGTTGTGCGACCCGGCATGGCCGCGCCGTCCCCGCGTGGTGGCGTTCGGCGTCGGCGACGCGGACGAAGAGGCACTGGGCCGCATCGGCACGTTCCGCACGTACCTGGGCAGAGACGGCGTCCGCCTGGGGACGGCGCTGATCGCCTCGGTGATGCACGTTCTGTCCACTTCCGGTCCACCGCCCGGCCGCACGCTGTCCTGA
- a CDS encoding transposase, translating into MCDNYGPHGKAEVRTWCAANDIELVYTPTNAPWLNWIEREFTAVHCFTLDGSDYPSHAAQEAAIAGYLRWRNRHCHPKRHFAVNSKIRHPDYLPNVA; encoded by the coding sequence ATCTGCGACAACTACGGTCCCCACGGCAAGGCCGAGGTCAGGACCTGGTGCGCGGCCAACGACATCGAGCTGGTCTACACACCCACCAACGCCCCGTGGCTGAACTGGATTGAGCGCGAGTTCACCGCGGTCCACTGCTTCACCCTCGACGGCAGCGACTACCCCAGCCACGCTGCTCAGGAAGCCGCGATCGCCGGCTACCTCCGCTGGCGCAACCGCCACTGCCACCCCAAACGCCACTTCGCCGTCAACTCCAAGATCCGCCACCCGGATTACCTACCCAACGTTGCTTGA
- a CDS encoding TIGR02677 family protein: MDPIRVPPEMFRFTSGDRAGLDVSILHAFGEANERLETALSLDDVRAWLRSIGWLEAIEDDELTGRLKQLRDWNLVDVVQNHSENYRTAGEYERRNLQYSLTRQGEAAFAGVVHAMNVLAATGALQTAVLDAIADRLGDLVRELDRGTNRRIFTALLELEAHLEALRGNTKQFNGELQRLLRADGANLTTFHEVKASTVAYLQEFLTNLEHRAHTIAVRIQQVEDHGVGLMQLRALTGADLPQLTTSDPGPAWLEHRRAKWAGLRAWFLPVDGSQPRVEHLHIVARKAIITLLQVLDRITESRRRTSSAVSDFRELARWFTVVPAQDDLHRLWSTVFGLSSARHAHLAHPDPELISSTSAWAEAPPVEVSPLLRTSGRTERFSRTGKVRDVAAVRAARAEQARAERAELEAAWDMLDTGGPVRLSSFGTLDHSVFERLLDLLGRALGAAPGRGGGRRSTTSDGRIEIVLRLPRDGSTAVLTTPRGQFRGPDYDVEIRTAGQRPVRRTAGGRP, from the coding sequence ATGGATCCGATCCGTGTCCCGCCCGAGATGTTCCGCTTCACCAGCGGGGATCGGGCCGGGCTCGACGTCTCGATCCTGCACGCTTTCGGTGAGGCGAACGAACGGCTCGAGACCGCGCTGAGCCTGGACGACGTGCGAGCGTGGTTGCGCTCGATCGGCTGGCTCGAAGCGATCGAAGACGACGAACTCACCGGGAGGCTGAAACAGCTCCGCGACTGGAACCTCGTCGATGTCGTTCAGAACCACTCCGAGAACTACCGGACGGCCGGTGAATACGAACGTCGCAACCTCCAGTACTCCCTGACCCGTCAGGGAGAAGCCGCCTTCGCCGGCGTTGTGCACGCCATGAACGTCCTCGCCGCGACCGGTGCGTTGCAGACGGCGGTGCTCGACGCGATCGCCGACCGGCTCGGCGATCTGGTCCGGGAGCTGGACAGGGGCACCAACCGGCGCATCTTCACCGCGCTGCTCGAACTCGAGGCTCATCTCGAAGCGTTGCGTGGCAACACGAAGCAGTTCAACGGCGAACTGCAGCGGCTCCTGCGCGCCGACGGGGCGAACCTCACGACGTTCCACGAGGTCAAGGCGAGTACGGTCGCCTACCTCCAGGAATTCCTCACCAATCTCGAGCACCGGGCGCACACGATCGCGGTCCGGATCCAGCAGGTCGAGGACCACGGTGTCGGCCTGATGCAGCTGCGCGCCCTGACCGGCGCGGATCTCCCCCAGCTCACGACCAGCGACCCGGGACCGGCCTGGCTCGAACACCGGCGCGCTAAATGGGCGGGCCTGCGCGCGTGGTTCCTGCCGGTCGACGGATCCCAGCCACGGGTCGAGCACCTGCACATCGTGGCCCGCAAGGCGATCATCACCCTGCTCCAGGTGCTCGACCGGATCACGGAGTCGCGACGGCGGACGAGCAGCGCCGTCTCCGACTTCCGCGAACTCGCCCGGTGGTTCACGGTGGTTCCCGCTCAGGACGACCTCCACCGGCTGTGGTCGACCGTTTTCGGGCTCAGCTCCGCGCGTCATGCCCACCTTGCGCATCCCGACCCCGAGCTGATCAGTTCGACCTCAGCATGGGCGGAGGCCCCGCCGGTCGAGGTCTCCCCGCTCCTCAGGACCAGCGGACGCACGGAGCGGTTCAGCCGCACCGGCAAAGTTCGCGACGTCGCAGCCGTGCGCGCGGCGAGAGCCGAACAGGCGCGCGCGGAGCGAGCCGAACTCGAAGCGGCGTGGGACATGCTCGACACGGGTGGCCCGGTCCGGCTGTCTTCGTTCGGAACGCTGGATCACAGCGTGTTCGAACGGCTGCTGGACCTGCTGGGGCGAGCCCTCGGTGCCGCACCCGGCCGCGGCGGCGGCCGGCGGAGCACGACGTCCGATGGCCGGATCGAGATCGTCCTCCGGTTACCGCGTGACGGCTCGACAGCCGTGCTGACCACGCCTCGCGGACAGTTCCGCGGGCCCGATTACGACGTCGAGATCCGGACAGCCGGACAGCGTCCCGTACGACGGACCGCCGGAGGCCGCCCGTGA
- a CDS encoding transposase, producing MAIALLVCYLARAACVSARFGSGSAKASPHRWRPAHVRRARPRHRADVLPVPRPQRWPQFLDFCKQLHRRFPAGKLYLICDNYGPHGKAEVRTWCAANDIELVYTPTNAPWLNWIEREFTAVHCFTLDGSDYPSHAAQEAAIAGYLRWRNRHCHPKRHFAVNSKIRHPDYLPNVA from the coding sequence ATGGCAATCGCCCTGCTGGTGTGCTACTTGGCTCGCGCAGCGTGCGTGAGCGCGCGCTTTGGTTCCGGTTCGGCCAAGGCCAGCCCGCACCGGTGGCGTCCGGCACATGTTCGCCGCGCTCGACCTCGCCACCGGGCAGATGTTCTACCGGTTCCGCGACCGCAACGCTGGCCGCAGTTCCTCGACTTCTGCAAACAGCTGCACCGACGTTTCCCGGCCGGGAAGCTCTACCTGATCTGCGACAACTACGGTCCCCACGGCAAGGCCGAGGTCAGGACCTGGTGCGCGGCCAACGACATCGAGCTGGTCTACACACCCACCAACGCCCCGTGGCTGAACTGGATTGAGCGCGAGTTCACCGCGGTCCACTGCTTCACCCTCGACGGCAGCGACTACCCCAGCCACGCTGCTCAGGAAGCCGCGATCGCCGGCTACCTCCGCTGGCGCAACCGCCACTGCCACCCCAAACGCCACTTCGCCGTCAACTCCAAGATCCGCCACCCGGATTACCTACCCAACGTTGCTTGA
- a CDS encoding TIGR02680 family protein, giving the protein MTVTELPHHATEETPARPARWVPSRAGILNVWRYYDEVFEFHEGRLLLRGPNGSGKSKALELLLPFLFDASLRANRLSTFGTGERTMHWNLMGEGATGTTRVGYVWLEFRYPGEPERWFSCGARLQASTHTATVHPDYFTTSLRVGPAGLSLVNQAGQPLTKSALEERLGTDGVVHANASDYRAEIRTTLFPGLNEQRFDALIMALLQLRMPKLSQRLDPSLLSNLLSRALPPLGQQEIADLAEGFERLDAQRDRLKALEEEVIATRTLAARQRTYAQRVLRAGAANLISATTELDNLARAARDSAERHRAVAVLKAEAERRAEELAAEFGTTEARRTGLMESEEYKQGQELDRLRSRTAKARATADRLSRDAAAKRSAAENDEQVRQTAAQTVERQAEAVRTQELETRNAAMRAGLLSVHEEVSTRLEAETSAARVLLIAAVRSRQEQLDTAGKALDSHERAVDRRTQAEADLDTARARLSEAQGRLTAAVAGREAALSALSGELLAWIAGCRELTFPEPESLLTRLEAEPVLLAAVDAVATPILEDITRQETTTGAALATAQRERGELVSALDRLRTEQDLPPATPPTRTTDRTAMTGAPLWRLVDFADATPAHTAAAVEAALEGSGLLDAWIGPRGEVDGHDVFADPDALPPVAGRSLDDVLVPERDGGVEPATVERLLRSIAFGDRLPENAPAAVAADGSWRMGSLSGSWEKEHASYVGALARQRARQRRIDDLTASIAQYDGVVTSLGEELAALRTRREVVAHERAARPGHAEVVTATEVVTRRESQRAAAEQIVRERVDGVTARDRDVARTLHELTALAAEHGVPTDRTALGTLAAALTSFQDQAEGWLEAQAGLATFRQVAGAATEQARRSAEIASERAEEAAQATEEHERLAATLEAVDSTFGVDYREVLAEIEALRTKAARLGEERASTAGLVNELTGKLGELKVRRETDADAHTQAGNHRDASAHRFRQLATGVLPADSEIDLAAFEATLSASEGVRAALEAARLVAATWPAVPHSSTNIGDALHRLSESVHSCRETLKSRADLDLETDEDVQVFTAVVDGVRIGAAELLHILRTEADQSRDEITERERRLFDQTLTGDTRRHLAARIRQANELVDGMNARLERVRTASKVAVRLVWQVAPDLPTGTKAARDLLLKDPAGLNDAERESLHRFFRDRIEQAKADDTATSWEQQLAQVFDYTAWHHFVVKVDRANGEGWKLLTRKLHGALSGGEKAIALHLPLFAAVAAHYQVAPEAPRVILLDEVFVGVDATNRGQVFALLSALDLDLMLTSDHEWCVYSELSGIGIHQLITGADGDDAVTTARFTWDGHELVTGDPPSGLHTPGLA; this is encoded by the coding sequence ATGACAGTCACCGAACTCCCTCACCACGCCACCGAGGAAACCCCGGCGAGGCCGGCCCGATGGGTGCCGAGCCGCGCCGGGATCCTCAACGTCTGGCGGTACTACGACGAGGTCTTCGAGTTCCACGAAGGGCGACTGCTGCTCCGCGGCCCCAACGGCAGCGGGAAGTCGAAGGCGTTGGAGCTGCTGCTGCCCTTCCTGTTCGACGCGAGCCTGCGCGCCAACCGGCTCTCGACGTTCGGCACCGGCGAACGAACCATGCACTGGAACCTCATGGGGGAAGGCGCCACCGGCACGACCAGGGTCGGCTACGTCTGGCTCGAGTTCCGCTACCCCGGCGAGCCTGAGCGGTGGTTCAGCTGTGGCGCCCGATTGCAGGCGAGCACACACACGGCCACCGTGCACCCCGATTACTTCACCACCAGCCTGCGTGTCGGCCCGGCCGGGCTCTCCCTCGTCAACCAAGCAGGCCAGCCACTGACGAAAAGTGCGCTGGAGGAACGCCTCGGGACCGACGGCGTCGTCCATGCCAACGCAAGCGACTACCGCGCGGAGATCCGCACGACCCTGTTCCCCGGGCTGAACGAACAACGCTTCGACGCGCTGATCATGGCCCTGCTCCAGCTGCGCATGCCGAAACTGTCCCAGCGGCTCGACCCGAGCCTGCTGTCGAACCTCCTTTCCCGCGCGTTGCCCCCGTTGGGACAGCAGGAAATCGCCGATCTGGCCGAAGGCTTCGAGCGGCTCGACGCACAGCGGGACAGGCTCAAGGCGCTCGAGGAAGAAGTCATCGCGACCCGGACTTTGGCTGCTCGCCAGCGAACGTATGCCCAGCGGGTGTTGCGGGCCGGCGCGGCGAACCTCATCTCGGCGACCACCGAGCTGGACAACCTGGCCAGGGCCGCCCGGGACTCGGCTGAACGCCACCGGGCCGTTGCCGTCCTCAAGGCGGAAGCCGAACGCCGCGCCGAGGAGCTGGCCGCGGAGTTCGGCACGACCGAAGCACGCAGGACCGGTCTCATGGAAAGTGAGGAATACAAGCAGGGGCAGGAACTGGACAGATTGCGCAGCCGGACAGCGAAGGCGCGGGCCACCGCCGATCGACTCAGCCGGGACGCAGCGGCCAAGCGATCCGCAGCGGAAAACGACGAACAGGTTCGGCAGACGGCCGCGCAGACGGTGGAGCGACAGGCCGAAGCCGTCCGCACGCAAGAACTCGAGACACGCAACGCCGCGATGCGCGCCGGCCTGCTGAGCGTGCACGAGGAAGTCTCGACGCGGCTCGAAGCCGAGACGAGTGCCGCCCGCGTCTTGCTCATCGCGGCCGTGCGGAGCAGACAAGAACAGCTCGACACTGCCGGGAAGGCACTCGACAGTCACGAACGCGCCGTGGACCGGCGGACGCAGGCGGAGGCCGACCTGGACACAGCCAGGGCCAGGCTCTCGGAAGCACAAGGTCGGCTGACCGCCGCGGTCGCCGGACGTGAGGCCGCCTTGTCCGCGCTGAGCGGCGAACTCCTGGCCTGGATCGCCGGCTGCCGCGAGCTGACGTTCCCAGAGCCCGAAAGCCTGCTGACCCGGCTGGAAGCGGAGCCTGTCCTCCTCGCCGCAGTCGACGCGGTCGCGACACCGATCCTGGAGGACATCACCCGCCAAGAGACGACGACCGGCGCGGCGCTGGCGACGGCACAGCGGGAACGCGGCGAGCTGGTCAGCGCTCTCGACCGGCTCCGCACGGAACAGGACCTCCCACCGGCCACGCCACCGACACGGACCACCGATCGCACCGCCATGACCGGCGCACCGCTGTGGCGGCTGGTCGACTTCGCCGACGCGACCCCGGCTCATACGGCAGCGGCGGTCGAGGCAGCGCTCGAAGGAAGCGGCCTCCTGGACGCTTGGATCGGCCCGCGCGGCGAGGTCGACGGCCACGACGTCTTCGCGGATCCGGACGCCCTTCCACCGGTCGCCGGGCGTTCCCTCGACGACGTCCTGGTCCCCGAACGCGATGGAGGGGTGGAGCCCGCGACCGTCGAACGGCTGCTGAGGTCGATCGCCTTCGGCGACCGGCTCCCCGAGAACGCACCCGCGGCGGTCGCTGCCGATGGCTCGTGGCGAATGGGCTCGCTCAGCGGAAGCTGGGAGAAGGAGCACGCTTCCTACGTGGGTGCGCTCGCACGCCAGCGAGCCCGGCAACGTCGTATCGACGACCTGACGGCCTCGATCGCGCAGTACGACGGCGTGGTGACCTCGCTCGGCGAAGAACTGGCCGCCTTGAGGACTCGCCGTGAAGTGGTCGCCCACGAACGCGCGGCGCGCCCCGGCCACGCCGAGGTGGTGACCGCGACCGAGGTGGTGACCCGGCGCGAATCCCAGCGCGCAGCAGCCGAGCAAATCGTCCGGGAGCGGGTTGACGGTGTCACCGCGCGCGATCGCGACGTGGCCCGTACCCTCCACGAGCTGACCGCACTCGCCGCCGAGCACGGGGTGCCGACCGACCGGACCGCCTTGGGAACGCTCGCCGCTGCTCTCACTTCGTTCCAGGACCAGGCCGAAGGCTGGCTCGAAGCGCAGGCCGGGCTGGCGACCTTCCGGCAGGTCGCCGGTGCGGCGACCGAGCAGGCTCGGCGATCGGCGGAGATAGCCTCGGAACGGGCGGAAGAAGCAGCGCAAGCCACCGAAGAGCACGAACGCCTTGCCGCCACTCTCGAAGCCGTCGACAGCACCTTCGGCGTCGACTACCGCGAAGTGCTGGCCGAAATCGAGGCTCTGCGCACCAAGGCGGCGCGGTTGGGTGAGGAGCGCGCATCGACCGCAGGTCTGGTCAACGAACTCACTGGGAAACTCGGTGAGCTGAAGGTCCGCCGGGAAACCGATGCCGACGCCCACACGCAGGCCGGAAACCACCGGGATGCCTCGGCGCACCGGTTCCGGCAGCTCGCGACCGGCGTGTTGCCCGCCGACAGCGAAATCGACCTGGCTGCCTTCGAAGCGACCCTTTCCGCGTCGGAGGGCGTCCGCGCGGCGCTGGAAGCTGCCCGGCTGGTCGCCGCGACCTGGCCGGCCGTTCCGCATTCATCCACGAACATCGGTGACGCCCTGCACCGGCTTTCCGAATCCGTGCACTCGTGCCGCGAGACCTTGAAGTCCCGCGCTGACCTCGATCTCGAGACAGACGAGGACGTGCAGGTCTTCACCGCGGTGGTCGACGGCGTCCGAATCGGCGCTGCGGAGCTGTTGCACATTCTCCGGACCGAAGCCGATCAAAGCCGCGACGAGATCACCGAACGCGAACGGCGGCTCTTCGACCAGACCTTGACCGGGGACACCCGGCGGCACCTGGCCGCCCGGATCAGGCAGGCGAACGAGCTCGTCGACGGGATGAACGCCCGGCTGGAACGGGTGCGAACAGCGTCCAAGGTAGCGGTCCGGCTCGTCTGGCAGGTAGCGCCGGACCTGCCGACCGGCACCAAAGCGGCACGCGACCTCCTGCTCAAGGATCCGGCCGGGTTGAACGACGCTGAACGGGAGTCGCTGCACCGGTTCTTCCGGGACCGGATCGAACAGGCCAAGGCGGACGACACGGCGACGAGCTGGGAGCAGCAGCTGGCTCAGGTCTTCGACTACACCGCCTGGCACCATTTCGTGGTCAAGGTCGACCGGGCCAACGGCGAAGGCTGGAAGTTGCTCACGCGCAAGCTGCACGGCGCGCTGTCGGGTGGGGAGAAGGCGATTGCCCTCCACCTCCCCCTGTTCGCCGCCGTCGCAGCGCACTACCAGGTCGCGCCGGAGGCACCACGCGTCATTCTTCTCGACGAGGTGTTCGTCGGTGTTGACGCCACGAACCGCGGGCAGGTATTCGCCCTGCTGTCAGCGCTCGACCTGGACCTCATGCTGACCTCGGACCACGAATGGTGCGTCTACTCGGAGCTCAGCGGAATCGGCATCCACCAGCTGATCACCGGAGCCGATGGTGACGACGCCGTCACCACCGCGCGATTCACCTGGGACGGCCACGAGCTGGTCACCGGTGATCCGCCCAGCGGGCTCCATACGCCAGGCCTGGCGTGA